In the genome of Candidatus Lernaella stagnicola, one region contains:
- a CDS encoding DUF1566 domain-containing protein, translated as MKPPISNRLGRVALFVVLVLLLPPFACGDDDDDNSETGDDDTHTTPIDDDNDTNSVADDDDDDTFSDDDNDNDTTDDDDNDDSTPVECGTVIRGDLEWTQCDNGEDINHYVAQTWAQNLHFDGKNDWRLPTKWELAALYDESRTIESGCYIPVHIAEPFYLSCSHVWVADVASWWDEMSWTVGFSKGDLTIMHREAEDRIRALAVRDLN; from the coding sequence ATGAAGCCGCCAATCTCGAACCGCCTCGGTCGAGTTGCTTTGTTCGTGGTGCTTGTCCTGCTACTGCCGCCCTTCGCCTGCGGTGACGACGATGATGACAACAGCGAAACCGGGGACGACGACACCCATACGACACCAATTGATGACGATAACGACACAAATTCGGTCGCCGACGATGATGATGACGACACATTCAGTGACGACGACAATGATAATGACACAACCGACGATGACGATAACGACGATTCAACACCCGTCGAATGCGGCACCGTCATCCGCGGCGACCTCGAATGGACCCAATGCGATAACGGTGAAGACATCAACCACTACGTCGCCCAAACCTGGGCGCAGAATCTCCACTTCGACGGCAAAAACGATTGGCGCCTGCCGACCAAATGGGAATTGGCCGCGCTCTACGACGAATCCCGCACCATCGAAAGCGGTTGCTACATTCCGGTGCACATCGCCGAGCCCTTCTACCTGAGTTGCTCCCACGTGTGGGTCGCCGACGTCGCCTCATGGTGGGACGAGATGTCCTGGACCGTCGGCTTCAGCAAGGGCGACCTGACGATCATGCACCGGGAAGCCGAAGACCGCATTCGCGCCCTGGCGGTGCGGGACCTGAACTAA
- a CDS encoding acyl-CoA dehydrogenase: MILLNPKKHTRAYPDEKSREIMLKTIDFFERKGLAKIKQDDHQRVWYRDFLDFQRDEKLFATLLTPADYADGDPDKRWDTYRICEFNEILGFYGLPYWYTWQVSILGLGPIWMTKNEALKKKAAKLIDEGAIFAFGLSEKDHGADIYSTEMKLVPQPDGTFLASGRKYYIGNGNEAAMVSTFGRIAEPDGTIKKDSEYVFFAAYYDHENYDCVQNVVNSQNFVSEYALNDYPITEEDILARGPFAWDCALNTVNIGKYNLGWASIGICTHALYEAVHHAANRNLYGMWVTDFPHVKQAFVDAYSRLVAMKLFALRTADYMRVASPEDRRYMLFNPAVKMKVTTQGEDVIDLLWDVIAAKGFEKDTYFEMAARDIRALPKLEGTVHVNVALILKFMPNYLFNPQDFPPLDTQDQTTSDDFLFDQGPAKGLGKIQFGDYQKAYVLYDTPNLRVFKEQIEIFKESLFAAGPTDAQKMDIDFLLAIGELFTLVVYGHLILENAKIHGLDDDHVDQIFDFLVRDFSEFALQVHNKPSSTEAQMAYCMKMIRKPVVDADRYGRMWNNWVYPLKDAYTMTD, encoded by the coding sequence ATGATTCTGCTTAACCCCAAGAAACACACCCGCGCGTATCCGGATGAAAAGTCGCGCGAAATCATGCTTAAAACCATCGATTTCTTCGAGCGCAAGGGCCTGGCCAAAATCAAGCAAGACGATCACCAGCGTGTGTGGTATCGCGATTTCCTCGATTTTCAACGGGACGAGAAACTCTTCGCCACCCTGCTGACGCCGGCCGACTACGCCGACGGCGACCCTGATAAACGCTGGGATACCTACCGCATTTGTGAATTCAACGAAATTCTCGGGTTCTACGGTTTGCCTTACTGGTACACCTGGCAGGTCTCGATCCTGGGCCTCGGCCCGATCTGGATGACGAAAAACGAAGCGCTGAAGAAGAAAGCCGCCAAACTCATCGACGAGGGCGCCATCTTCGCCTTCGGCCTGTCGGAAAAAGACCACGGCGCCGATATCTATTCCACCGAGATGAAACTCGTGCCCCAGCCGGACGGAACCTTCCTGGCCAGCGGCCGTAAGTACTACATCGGCAACGGCAACGAAGCCGCCATGGTCTCGACCTTCGGCCGCATCGCCGAGCCCGACGGCACGATCAAGAAAGATTCGGAATACGTTTTCTTCGCCGCCTATTACGACCACGAGAACTACGACTGCGTGCAAAACGTGGTCAATAGTCAGAATTTCGTGTCCGAGTATGCCCTCAACGACTACCCGATCACCGAAGAGGACATCCTGGCTCGCGGCCCCTTCGCCTGGGATTGCGCGCTCAACACCGTCAACATCGGCAAATACAACCTGGGCTGGGCGTCCATCGGCATCTGCACCCACGCGCTCTACGAGGCCGTTCATCACGCCGCGAACCGCAACCTCTACGGGATGTGGGTGACCGATTTCCCGCACGTCAAACAAGCCTTCGTCGACGCCTACTCGCGCCTCGTGGCGATGAAGCTTTTCGCCTTGCGCACCGCCGACTACATGCGCGTCGCCTCGCCCGAAGATCGTCGCTACATGCTGTTCAACCCGGCGGTAAAAATGAAGGTCACCACGCAGGGTGAAGATGTGATCGACCTGCTTTGGGACGTCATCGCCGCCAAGGGCTTCGAAAAAGACACCTACTTCGAAATGGCCGCGCGCGACATCCGCGCCCTGCCCAAACTCGAAGGCACGGTGCACGTCAACGTCGCGCTCATCCTGAAGTTTATGCCCAACTACCTGTTCAACCCGCAAGATTTCCCGCCGCTGGACACGCAGGACCAAACCACCAGCGACGATTTCCTTTTCGACCAAGGGCCGGCGAAGGGTCTGGGGAAAATTCAGTTCGGCGATTACCAAAAAGCCTACGTGCTTTACGACACGCCCAACCTGCGCGTTTTCAAAGAGCAAATCGAAATCTTCAAAGAGTCCCTCTTCGCCGCCGGGCCCACCGATGCGCAAAAGATGGACATCGATTTCCTGCTGGCCATCGGCGAACTGTTCACCCTGGTGGTCTACGGGCACCTCATTCTGGAGAACGCGAAAATCCACGGCCTCGACGACGACCACGTCGACCAGATCTTCGACTTCCTGGTGCGAGACTTTTCGGAGTTCGCCCTGCAAGTGCACAACAAGCCGAGCAGCACCGAAGCTCAAATGGCTTATTGCATGAAAATGATCCGCAAACCGGTGGTCGATGCCGACCGCTACGGCCGCATGTGGAACAATTGGGTGTATCCGCTCAAGGACGCCTACACGATGACTGATTAG